The Eulemur rufifrons isolate Redbay chromosome 14, OSU_ERuf_1, whole genome shotgun sequence sequence GGGGGCCATGGCCGAGGGTGGCCCCTACCGCTTCCCCAGCCTGCAGGACCAGCTGCATGTGGCCCAGTTCTCCGCCAAGGCTGCCCCTGGCGTGTGCCGCTACACGCCCTCTCTGCCCCCgggtgcacacacgtgtgcacacgccTGCCGGCTCTGTGCCCAGCACACACACAATGGCCGTGGGCCCCACTGAGCCCGCCCCCAAATGGCGTCTGTGTGTCCCCAGCGTCCCTGCGTGGGGACGCCCAGAGGGACACAGAGCACATATGTGTCCGTGTTCCCAGGTGCACAGCCCATGTGCCGCGCAGACTGACATGCACGCGTACACGCCCTTGCAGGTACACAGACAGGCGCACACTAACCCGTGGGGTGCAGACGGCAcagggctggccctggggaggggtgTGTGCTGGGCGGCCGCCAGCTGTGAGCTCAGCCTCCACTCCcccggggctggggagcaggtgcCCGCTGTGCCTGGGGCCCCCAGGGGCCGACACCAGTGTCACCTGGCacagcccaggcccctcccctaCAGGAGGCCTGGAGGGCGTCTCGTGCCGCCTGCCGGGCCAAGCGTGGATGTGGGCAGGGACGCTGGTGCCCCGCCCGGCGCCGCCCCTGCACCCTGGTGCCCAGCAGCGCAGGCAGACATGCTCCAGGGCTGGGACCGCCGGTGTCTGCAGCGCCTGGTCTACAGCTCCCCGCACCGACGGCTGCGGCGTGGCCAGGAGCAGCCACCCCCGGCCTGGGTGGCACCTGCCCTTCCACAGACGGCGTTCCTGCTCAGGtgagggggcaggggtgggggccacCACCCGCTGGTCCTTGGGCTCTGGGCTTTGATTCCGGGCCACAGGGAGTCCGGAGGCCCAGAGCAGCCGAACGCCATCAGGTGTGCACAGCGGAGCCCAGGAGGAGGCGGCGGCACGGGGCCGTCCTGCCACCTTGGCCAGGCCCTGTCTCCCCCAGACCCAAACCCTGGAACCCCCAGCTTTGGTCCTCAGTGCAACCAAGGCTGCCCGGGGCTGTCACCTGGGGCCAGGTCTCGGTGACAGAGCTGCCCCGCTGCCTGGGTGTGGGGACGAGATGGGGGCTTTCCCCGGCAGGCTGAGGAGCCCACCAGGCCTCTCCCCCCAGGGGGCCCAGGGGATTGGCTGTTTATCCAGCGATGTGCTCATTGGAGACGTGGCAGCCCGGGGTCCCCCGAGTCTTGACCCGCGATAAGAAAGCCGCGGGATGTGGCCCGGCCCTCCCTGCCCGGCCCCTTTGTTCCAAAGTGCTATTTGTGGACCTGTCTCCGTCCCCAAAGGTGGGGGAGACACACACAGCTCCGGCCCGAGGCCCGCCCACGAGACCCTGCACGGCCAGCCTCTGTCACCCCCGACCCGCCCGCTAGTCCTGGACCCGTGGCCCGAGGCCCCAGCGCCTTCCTGCCCCGGACGTCTCAGCCAAGACGAGCAGCGCTCGCCGCCGCACGGACATGGGCCCCAGAGTGGGTGAGACGACACCTCCACGCGGACGGGCCGCCCCGGGCCCTCGCGGGGGCTCCCCGGGTGGCAGGGAGAGCGGATGGGACGACCATCCGTGTTAGTGGCTGCAGACGCGGGGGGTGCTCAAGGCTCCGGCCCCCGCCCTCCAGAGCCCGCACGCAGGGCCTGCCCCAGCAAGGACGGGGGGGAGGCAGGCACCCCCCACACGCCGCCGGGCAGCCGGGTGCCAACGGGGCAGGGGGAGCCCGTCCCTCGGCACGGGCCGGAGGTCCTGGCGGGCACAAGGCCGGAGACAGGGCAAGGGTGTGGCCAGAGGGGAAAGGCAGGTATGAGGTGCACGGAGCCCTCCAGCGGCTCTGAGGCAGGGCGGCGAGGGGCCGGGGACACCCCCCGCCCAGTGCCTTGTCCTCCCTGGGAAGGGGGGGCCAGCCCAGCCGCCCGGGGGGCCGTGGGCAGAGCTACGTGGGCCATGGCCGACCTCTGCCAGGGCTGACACCCCCTCTGTGGGGCCCTCTTGATGCCGGAGAAGAGGGGGCTTCCCTGGCCCTGAACCCCCTACCTCCTGGGCTGGATTTCTAAGGCAGGAATGGGGCCAGGCCCCCAGATCTTGCTGACAGGCCTGGCCGTGACCCCACTGCAGAGGCTGAGCAATCGGGCCCTGGCCGGTGGCCCCGACCCCCACCCCTCTGCTGCAGGGGACGTCAGGGCTCAGACTGAGCACGCAGAGCCACGGGGGTCTGGCCAGGGGGAGAGGGAgtttgcacacatgcacacgcccTCACAGACGTGCACAGACACTGgcagacacacgtgcacacacggaTGGGCGCGTGTACACACCACCAGATGTGTGCGTGCACACCATCATATACGTGTGTGCTGTGTCACGTGTGTGCACGCCACTGTGCACACACAGCCTCACGCGTGTGCACATGCCATCAGACACACACACTGCACCCCGGCCCAGGGCCCCGTGGCCGCAGAGGCGTCCTCCTGCCAGGCCCTCAGGGCCGTCTCTGTTCCAGGTGCCCTGGCAGGACATGGCCTCGCCCTCCTGTCCCTCACTGCCCACTGCTCCCGGCCCCGGGCTGAGGGCTTCGCCCAGGGAGCGCCAGACGCCGGCGGGGCCGACCTGTGGGCCAGGTGAGTGCCGGGCCTCCTGCAGCTCCGGGTCTGCACTTGGAGGGTTTTCTGCGGCTGATTCtcggagggcagagggaggaggaagaggagggtccGTGGGGCAGCTGTTGGAGGTCCCCAGGGAGGGACCATCTCTAAGGTCTGCCCACGAGGGCCCAGGAGCAGCTGTGCAGGGCTACCGTCCTTGGGCTCTCACCTTAGGGGCCTGGCCCTGTCTCCAAGGTCACTCACCAGCCAGACACTGAGCTGACCAGAGTGTCCTGTGTCCAGCTGCAGAGTTACGTGGCCGGGACCCGTCCCTAGGCCGTTGCCAAGGTTACAGCTGGGCCGGGCACGCGAGAGGCCTCGGCCAGCGGAGACCCATGACCTGGGCCTGGCGCAGGGGCTGGGCCCCCCGCCCCCTGAGCCTCCCCTCAGGCTCTAGCCGCTCCTGCCTCGAGGCTTGGCCACCGGCCTGGGGACTGACCTTCCCTTTCCCGTCTGGGGCTCAGGCCTCCCCCAGGGTGTGGTGGTCGCCGATATGCCGATCAGTCCATTAATCAGGTGATCGATCAGGCAGGGCCAGGTCCTGAGTGGCTCGTGAGACCCCCTTTGTGCTGGATTTCACTGGAGTCCCAGGCACATCCCGGCCACCACTTCCGTTCTCACCCCCTCAGGGTGGGGGCAGCCGAGGCTGACCTGGGGCCTGCCTGCCGCAGGCTGCGCCCCTCTGCCCCCTGACCCccccctgccccactgccctCTGACCCCCCTCCGCCCCGCTGCCCCCTGACCCCCCTCTATGCAGCGCCAACGGCTCCCTGCTGCAAGGCTTCTGGTGCTGGCCGGCCAGCCAGCTGCCCCGGGACCGGCTCTCCGCCCTGGTCAGGAGGATGGCCGCGCTGCAGGTCCTCCTGGAAGCCTGGCAGGTGAGCAGCCGCGGCGGGGAGGGCGGGTTCGCACACACGCCAGGGCCTCACTGGCAGACGGGCAGGCGAGGGCTGGGCGGGACCCCGGGCCGGGCGTCTGGGGCCTGGGTGTGCAGCTCCCCCAAGCACGAGGCCGTCTCGAGGCCAACCCAAAACCACGTGATGTGTCTCTTTGGTGGACCTCGCCGTGACAGGAAGGCCGGGTATCCCCCCTCTGGGTGGTTTCTGGGACGTCCCCGCTGCGTCTGTCGCCCTGCAGGTCTCCCACTAGCCTGGGCTGGCTTCTCCCGCCTCGGTGGGTGCCTGTGCTCCCCGGGGGGCCCGGGGGCTCTGCGAGGGCTTCGAGGGCCACTGGTGTCTCCGCCAACTGGGTCTGAAGGACTCTGGGCTGTGAGAGGCCAGCGGAGCCCCTCGGCCCTCAGCGGACCCAGCGTCGTCCACCCCGAGTTGGAGAGAGAGGGACGGAGGAGGTCGGCTGGCTTTGTCACTCCGTCCCTTTATAAAATTAGCAATAAATTTgttcaagaaaatttaaaaatgtagaaagtaaAAGGCCCTACCCCCTCCAGGGAGTGCCTGACTTCTGGGGTCTTCCCCGGCGCCCTCTAAGCTGGGCTCGGCTTGGTCTTGGCGCCCAGGCTGTGCCAGGGTGTCCCCAGGCCCCAGAAACGCTCCAGGGTCCAATTCCTAAGTCACAGCCCCTTCCCACTGTCACTCACCGGTCACGGCTTTTCCACCGCACGGGACGGGACAGCTTTCCAGACCCGCAGCGTCTCCGTAGCACAGACCTCCCGGCGCCGTCCTGGGAGACGCACGTTTTCTGGGGCGTTCGCCCAGCTGCTCATGTGGGAGACTTTGGAAGATACTGGAAAATAGAAGGGAGAAAGTAAAATCCAACTGCCCGATTTTccaaggtttttctttttgttgggtgTCTGGCGGGCAGGTCTCAATTTCCCTCTGTGGTCAGTATCACAGGAATAATTTTACACACACACTGAATTTCTTAGAACGCCTTGAAGGGAATCAGGATCACAGGGTCTAACCCCACGAAGGCTCTCGATCCGCTCACACCCGGCGTTTTCCGGAACAGTGAGACTCGATTCACCCCCCAGGGAAGACAGGgcctccgccccccgcccccccctgGCTTCCGATCCTGTGAAAATCTTGGCTGATGGAGCAGGGAAATGTCATCTTTGATAAGGGCATTTTAGAGCCGCAGAAAGCTGTCATTTAGTTGCTTTCTAGAAGGTTCTACCAGTTTTTGGTTTTCCAGGAATGCAGGAGGGGCTGACTTGGCTGCCTGTTGACCAGCGTCAGGCGTCACTGTCTGAACCAACAGCCCCTCGGCGACTCACCCACCCGGTGCTCCACTCCGCTCTCTCCCGCCTCGCGCGGGTTTCCGACTTGTTTTCATAGCGCGTTTCGGAATGCGTAACCCCTCTCGGCTGACTTCTTAACAGTTAGTAGACAATTGTTTAGATCAATCTTAGGTTTACAGAACAAATAGTGTAGAGAGTTCCCGTGCACAGCTACACActtgtgcacacgcacacacggaGTCTCGCCTGTTAGTAACACCTTGCACAGTGCGGTACATCTGTTACAATTAATGAAGCAATGTTGccacattgttattaactaaagttcgTGGTTCTGTGAGGGCTCTCTCTGCGTGGCAGGTTTTATGGGTTTTGCACACTGACAGGCGACCGCCATTGTAGGGTCTCCATGCACCACCTGTTCATCCCCCCAGCCTGGCAACCACTGACATCCTCCTGTCCCCACGGTGCTGCCGTGTCCTTGGAATCCGCCGGTACGTGGCCCGTGCAGACCGGCTTCTCTCCCTTGCTAATACGCACTCAGGGTCCCCCACGCCTTCCCATGGCTTCAGAGCTCACCTCTTTTTACTGCTGAGCGCTAGATGCTCCGTCCTGTGGCTGTATCAGTTTGTCCGTTCACCCAGCGAAGGGCGTGTtgattgcttccagtttggggcaattGCAAATAAGCACTTGTGTGTAGGTTTGGGTGTGGACATGATTTGCAAGGCACGCGGGTAAATGTCCGGGGCGTGACTGCCAGACCCCTGGCGCGACGGTGGCTGGCGCTGTGGGAAGCTGCCAGGCTGCCCTCCGCCATTTCTCCTTCCCGCCCGCTCCACGTCTGGGCCAGCACCGGGTGTCCGCGGTGTCTGGGTTTTTGATTCTGATAGGTATgcagtggtgtctcattgtggtgcTAATTGGCAGCTCCCCGGTGGCATGTgctgttgaacatcttttcatatgactGCGTGAGACGTCTGCTCAGATATTTTTGCCCGTTTTTTATTGGgtgctttgttttcttgttgaatttcaAGGGTTCCTTGAATACATTGTGGCCAAGTCCTCTATCAGGTACGTGTTTTGTAACTATCTCCTCCCAGaccgtggcttgtcttttcattcttccaGCAGTGTCTTTTGCTGAGCAGACGTTTGAGACGTTAATGGAGTCCAAGGAGTTCAATCAATCATCAGTGCTTTGTCTCCCAGGCCTCGTGTGTGGTGTTGTGCCCGAAAACACACCACCAAGTCCAAGGTCACCTCAACTTTCCCGTCTGTCGTCTCCTAGACGTTCTGTAGTTTTGTGTTTTCCATTTACATCTGCGATCCATTCTGGTTAATTTTTGTTAAAGGTGTGAGATCTGTTTCTAGCTTCGTTTTTTTATACAGACATCCAGTTGTTCCGGCACCATTTGTTGGAAGACTGTCCTTTCTCGCTGAGTCTCCCGTGGTCCTTTGCCAAGATGAGGCGTCTGTAGGGCTGTTTCTCTCCGTTTTAGCCCATGGATCTACTTGTTCTCCCGACATCTCCGCACGGTCTGGATTACGGTGGCCTCACCGCACGTCTTGAAGCCAGGGAGCGTCAGTTCTCTGCTTTCAGTGTTGTAGTGgccattctgggtcttttgccttcCTATGTGAACTTTAGAATCGGTTTGGTGACGTACACAAAACAACTTGCCGGGACCCCGTCATGGGCTGCGTTGAATCTCTGGCTCGGACAGCGTAGCGATCGCGAGTCTCCCTGTTTGTGAACATGGGCTCtctctccatttacttagatCTTTGAATTCTTTCAtctgagttttatagttttccttgtatagatcttgtacatattttggtagatttattcctaaatatttcatgatttttggTGTTAATAGAAATGGTATAGTGTTTTTTGTTTCAAATTCCAGTTGTCGTTGCCGGTATACAGGAAAGGAATCGACTTTTGCGTATTGACTTCATATCATGCAGCCTTGctgtatttgtttattagtttcagatgtttctttgtttttgttgttgttgttgattctttgggatttttcgCATAGACAGTCCCGTCTTGCATGAACaaggacagttttattttttcttacccaGTCTGGGTGCCCCATATACCCTTCCCTGTCTTGCTGCGTTAGTCAGGGCTCCAGTCTGATGTTTTACTACCCACGAAATGGCATGATGTTATTCGAAAGTGGACTTAGATTAGTTGTAAATGTTTATTGTAAACTCTAGGGCGACCacgaaattttttttaaaagaagcataaTTGATATGCTAAGAGAGGCGAGGAAATGGAATCGTATACAATGTTCAATGGAAGCCAGAGAATGCAGAAAGAGGAAAGGCAACAATAGGGACAAATACCCCAGTGCGGAGGCACCCGTGGTCCCAGccagtcgggaggctgaggcaggaggatcgctggagcccaggagttcgaggctgtcgTGAGCTGTGACTGTACCACCGCAccccagctggggtgacagagcgagaccccatctcttaaaaagttaaaaaagaaataaagaacaagggaaacaaaaagaaaacagtaaaagaaatatgGCAGCTATTAGTCCAACtgtatcaataatcactttgagTGTCAGTGGTCTACatgcaccaattaaaagacagaggtTGTCAGAGTAGATGAAAAGATTCAACTATATATTGTCTACAAGAAAACTACTTTATATATAAAGACATATAGATTAGAAGTAAATGGgtgggccaggcattgtggctcacgcctgtagtcccagctactcaggaggctgaggctggaggagcccttgagcccaggagttggaggctgcagtgagctgtgatgaggccactgcactccagcctgagtaacagagtgagaccctgtctcaaaaaaaaaaaaaagaaaagaaaaaagtaaatagagACAATATGCCATGCGAACACTAATTAAAAGAAAGGGGAACAGCTACATTGATTTCAGACAGAGCTGGCCTTGGAGCGAGGGACGTTGCCGGGGGGAAAAGAGGGCGTGACCGATGCTGACCCTCCAGGAACACACAGCAGCGGCTAACACGCGGGCACCCAGCGACAGAGCACCAGGACAGGCGAAGCGAGAACCGGCAGGGCTGCAAGGAGAGACAGGTGAGCCCACGGCCGCAGCTGGAGACTTCGACATCCTGTCAGGAGCGGACACGTCCGGCAGGCAGAGAATCGGCGAGGGCAGAGCCGGGCTCCGCTGCGCCGTCGATCCACGGACACAGGCCACCCTGCAGTGGCTTCGTCCTGCAACCGCAGAACTCGCGTCCGCCGCAGACGCACGGGCAGCGCTCACAAGGCAGACCACGCTCTGGGCCACCAGACACGTTAACACATTCCAAAACTGTCATCATACAATGTCCACTCTCAGACTACGATGGAACCAAACTATgaattaataacagaaagatagctggaaaatccaACATACTGGGAGACTaaacaatacaattttaaataacagGAGTCAAACAAGTctcaagacaatttttaaaatgtttgaactaaaagaaaatgaaaatacaacttatcaaggTCTGTGGGGTATGGGGAGAGCAGaggaagaaactttttttttttttttttgagacagggtctcacgctctcacccaggctggagtgccgcggcgtcatcacagctcatagcagcctcagactcctgggctcaagcggtcctcctgcctcagcctcccgagtagctgggacaatagtcacgcaccatgatgcctggctaatttttgtagtttttatagagacggagtctcactcttgctcaggctggtttcaaactcctgacctcaagtgaccctcctgcctcagcctcccaaagtgctgggattacgggtgtgagccactgcgcccagcccagagGAAATCTATAGCACTGAACACacacattagaaaagaagaaagatcaaaaCTCAATCCCAGAAGCTTCCATGTCAGGAAACGAGGAAGATGAGCGGGGCAAGCCCAAATggagcagaataaaagaaatagtgAGAAACgaaatcaatgaaactgaaaacgGGAAATCAATCGAGAAAGTCAACGAAACCAAACGCTGCTTCTTTGAAATGGTCAGGCCCTGGCCAGGCTGCCcaggggggaggaagagagaaaacgcAAATCAGTAATGTCAGGAAGGAAAGGGGCCGTCACTACAGACCCCACGGACAACACAAGGACCAGAAAGGCACATCCGTGCGCTCACGTGTGACAGCTTCACTGAAATGCACCGGTTCCCTGAAAGACAGAATCTGTCCAACCCACGCAGGGGACAGGCCACCCCAGTAGCCTCTAGCTATTAAAGAGACGAAGGCTAAAGTTAACCTGCCAAAGCTGCCTTCTTTTCCACATTTTCCAGGATGATCTTTTTCCAGTTTTGGCCGGCTCTGTGTTTTAGTGTCTCTTGTAAACAGCATAGCGCCGAAATACTTTAATCTGAAAACCTGTCTTTTAATTGCAAAGTTAGTCCACTGACATCTGTTAGCATTACTGCTTCCTCAGGCCCCGTTGTCTTCCTTCGGACTTGCATTCCCATAGCCCTGCAGGGTTTTCGCCCTGTCCTGGGTGGGCTGACGACCCGTGTGGTGGTCGTGTGTCTGCTCCTCACCCTGTGTCTTCACTCACATGCACGCGGTTCTTTGTTACCGCACCTCTGTGTCCTCCTCTGTGTGAGCAACTGTGAATAACATAGTGGTAACGGTCGTATTaacagtttgtgtgtgtgcttcaaatgttgctttttgccttttttttttttttagagatggggtcttgctatgttgcccaggctggtcttgaactcctggcctcaagtgatcttctagCCTCGTTTTTACCTTTTTGTTGATAATCAAATGTGTTTAACGTTCTATTCAAACTTTCTGACGTTCTACATGTTTGTGCATCAGGGttttcctccccccccccgcccctccccctctcGCCATGAGGGACGCCTCCAGGAGGTGGCAGCCCACTCTCCGCTCCCTGGTGGCTCCTTTGAGGGGCACACTGGGGGACAGTCCCAGAGCCCCCCCCCCGGCTGGGGCTCCCCTCAGGGACAGGGTTCTGGCAGAGGCTGCACAGAGACCTAAGGACGGTCCCTGTCTGCCTCGAGGCCCCTCCCGTACGCGGCTCACTTCATAGGTGCTCGATTGACTTGAAGTTTGGCAAAGGGCCCTCCAAGGACCTGGCTAAACATCCTTGAAATGGCCCCAAAGGCCCCACTGGACAGAGTTAGGCAGGGCTGGCTGTGAGTCACAGCGGCCGCCTGCCGTGGGCTGCAGAGGGACAGGCCGAACCTCAGCAGCCGCCCAGGGGCTGGGACGGAGCCAGGCCTGGGTGCAGGGCgaggtgggtgggcagggccgagggcGCCACCCCAGGGGACGGTGCGGGGCAGGCAGCCCCAGCCCACGCTGGGCCTCATGGGCCCCTATGAGGGCAGGAAACCGCCTCCACCCGCCCAGCCCCAGGGtcgccctaaccgtaaccctaaccccaaccggtTGCCACCGTCCCAGCCAGATGGGGCTGTGGCCGGGAGGGGGAGGCCTGTCCTGAGgtggaggctgcggcaggaggaggCATCAGTCGGGCAAGGgcggaggggcaggtggggagggggccctgCGGGAGGCCGGGCCTGAGAGCTGGGTGGGGGCCCGGCTGGGGGGAGGGTGACCCGGCAGAGAGAAGGGGCTGCAGGTGGCTCTCCGCACGCCCCGCCACGCCCCGCCACACCTGCCACGGTGGGCTCAGAGCGGACAAGCCAGTGACCCGCCGCCCTCCTGCCCAGCTCAGCTGCTTGGCCAACCTGGCCTCGCGGCACGGCCTTCAGGAGGACTTCGCGCTCCACCCGCCGGACCTGCTGCTCTTCTACAAGTGAGCGAtgccgcccccaccccgccaggCCAGCCCCCAGAGTCCCGGGGGCCCTGCCGTGCCGTAGGGGCACCGCAGGCCACCCTGAGACCCCGGCAGGGCTGGCGgaggcccggccccgcccccaccccacggCCTCCCCACCTGCAGCCTGTCCCAGGTGAGGGAAGCCGACTGCCGCGCCTTCACCCGCCGCGCCGCCCAGGGCCGCCTGCAGCTGCTGGCCAACCTGCCGGACCAGAGAGGGGCCCTGCGACACGCAGCCCTGGCCTGCCTGGTGGGCGCCCCGGCCACGGGGGCAGGGGGGCGGGTCGGCCCTGGCTGGACGCTGACCACCGTCCCTGCAGGGGGGGCCCCACCCGCGGCTCAGAGCCCCTGACCTGCTGCTCCTCGGGGCGCTGGTGTGTGACATGGACCCGGCCAGCATCGTCACCGCGGACCCGCCTGTGCTGCAGAACCTGGGGCGCTGCCCCCGGCTGACGCCCGCCCAGGGGGCCGCCCTGAACGCGCTGCTGGCCGGTGGGAGGACCCAGCTCGGGTGGGTGGGGCCGTGGGGGCCGGGTGGGAGGGGCCAGCTGACCTCTGACCTCAGCCCCCAGCTTCACTCTGGCCCTGCAGCCCATGGGGCAGGGAGCTGGACGGTGCTGTCCCCACCACGGGTGTGGCCCTGCTTGGCGAGGGGGAGGTGTCCCCGGCGGGTCTGGTCAGCTGACTACGCCCAGGTGCCAGCCAGGGGTGGGCGCGTCTGCCCACCCGTGAGGCACTCGGGGAGGGCGGGCGGCGTCCAGGGACCACACGGTGCCCCTGTCTGTGCTCTAGGCCCCCTGGCTCCTGGACCCTGGAGGGGCTGCAGGCCCTGGGGCCCCTGGCCACCTACATCAGCCCCCGCCTGTGGGTGCAGGTGCAGGAGGTAGGATGGGCCCCGGGGGTGGGGGCCACAGGGTCTGCCTCAGTGGGCCCCAGACGGTGTCCGCCACAGGGTTTCTGTCCCCGAGGGTTGGGAGGAGGGACCAGGTGGCTGGAGGGACGGCCATGCCTGCCCTGCCCCGCCAGGCCACGGGCCTGGACTTCTTCCGCAGCGTGGTGGCGGCGTGCCGCGCGGGGCGGCTGGGCCGGCAAGATGCCAGGCGCTTCGTCACCAGCTTCCTGGAGTCCCAGGCCAACGCCGTGTCCTCAAGGGGCGCAGGTCAGTGTGGCCCCGTGGCCCGGGGCGTGGCACCGCCCAGGGCTCGGTTGGAGGAGAGCAGAGGTTTGGGCCAAGTTCTTGATGAGAGGTCGAGCTTGGGGAGCAAGTCAAGATCGAGGCCAGACGTGGAGAAGGGGTCGAAGATGGGGCCCCACAATAGCCACAGTGGTCGGCTCAAGCCGTGGCTGGCCATCTGGTCGCCCTGATGCCCACAGGGAGGTCCTGCGTCCGCGGCAACATCACGGCAGCCATGCTGCGGGACGACCTCTTCCTGCTGCGCTACGACTGCACCCAGCTCGGGCTCTGCCTGGGCAGCCGCGTGCTGGCGACCAGCCTGGACCCCCTGCTGCAGCAGCCGCTGCCCACCGAGTGCCAGCACGTCGTCAAGGCCAAGCTCGCGCAGGTGTGCAGCGGGCGGCGGGGGGAGGCTGGCAGGGCTCCGGGCCTCGCTgactccacccgcccgccccaGCTCTACCCGCGGGGCCTCCCTGAGGACCAGCTGCGGCTCATCACCTCGTTGGTCTACCTCTACTCCCGCGCCGAGATCGGCCAGTGGAACATCACGTCCAGGGACACGCTGGTGGCCCTGCTGGCCTCGGGGGTGGCCCTGGACAACCAGACGGAGGTGAGGGCGGCGGAGGGCAGGTGGCCCTGAGCCCTGGCCCCAGGTCCCAGCCCCACTGACCTGCGCCCTGTCCCCAGGCCGTCCTGCAGAAGTTCCTGGACCACAATGGGACGGTCACCGGCGCCCTGCTGGTGGCCATCGGGGGCTCCCGCCTCTGCTGGATGAGCCCCCAGCAGATCCAGACCATCCGGCCCTCGGAGTTCCGGTGAGACCACTCAGCAACCCGCCCACGCGGAGGCCTCGGGGGAGCTCACTGCTCAGCCAGGAGGAACCACAGGGGAaaccgagggagggagggagggaggtcccTTCAGCGGCCTCAGTGTCCTGGGGCTGCCCAGCGAATCCACAGGCGGTGACTTAAAACAGGAGAGGTGCGTCCTCACGCCGTGGAGGCCCCGGTCCACATcgaggtgctggcagggccaggcGCCCCCGAATCCAGCAGggaggcccctccccacccccgccccgcctcccGTCCAGCTGCTGGCGTCCCGACAAGCTTTGGCGCTTCGCGGCTTGTGGACGTGCCCGATCTCTGTCTCCGCCCCACACAGCCCTCTTCGCCCCGCGTCTGTGTCCAAGTGTCCCCTTCTTTAAGGACACGTCGTTGGGTTTAGGGCCACCTAATCCCATCTGACCTCATCTTTCCATTTGGTGACACCTCCAAAGGCCCTGTTTCCAAACAAGGTCCCCTCTGAGGTCTGGGTGGATGTGAATTTGGGGAGACAGTGTTCAGCCCAGTACGCAGGGCAAGAGGGCAgctgtggctggggagggggccac is a genomic window containing:
- the MSLN gene encoding mesothelin, whose protein sequence is MCSLETWQPGVPRVLTRDKKAAGCGPALPARPLCSKVLFVDLSPSPKSWTRGPRPQRLPAPDVSAKTSSARRRTDMGPRVGALAGHGLALLSLTAHCSRPRAEGFAQGAPDAGGADLWASANGSLLQGFWCWPASQLPRDRLSALVRRMAALQVLLEAWQLSCLANLASRHGLQEDFALHPPDLLLFYNLSQVREADCRAFTRRAAQGRLQLLANLPDQRGALRHAALACLGGPHPRLRAPDLLLLGALVCDMDPASIVTADPPVLQNLGRCPRLTPAQGAALNALLAGGRTQLGPPGSWTLEGLQALGPLATYISPRLWVQVQEATGLDFFRSVVAACRAGRLGRQDARRFVTSFLESQANAVSSRGAGRSCVRGNITAAMLRDDLFLLRYDCTQLGLCLGSRVLATSLDPLLQQPLPTECQHVVKAKLAQLYPRGLPEDQLRLITSLVYLYSRAEIGQWNITSRDTLVALLASGVALDNQTEAVLQKFLDHNGTVTGALLVAIGGSRLCWMSPQQIQTIRPSEFRLAGALDVSSCPQSRKDVLYAKAREAFSGTSTVASYYRFMRPYLGGAPVEELRHLAQANVSMDIDTFTNLNPRVLQSLSVGNVTTLLGQNAGDLWKARSHPTVSSWLRGLDSSALGSLGLDTSLASPTGPARTTGASPDTTPPSPHLVHTVGLSGKDPEAPTSGSPHAPLGCLPLAMALPSGLLWLLHRSTLGPECTCSRGPRTPAPRTGQPHPSLPDLEATGDLEATGDRDPPSYKPRPSNLPRENGDRAGVWVPLASLVDANKVQGPPPSAPAAT